TCAGCACGGTCCAGTGGTCCGCGGACGTTCAGGTGGTCTCCCTCCTGTTCCAGCAAATCTTCGTGGACAAGTTCAGCGACATCGACTCCTCGCTGGCGGAGATCCTTATTCAGCGCGTTGTAGGAGATCGTCCCACCGCGTCCGAGCACATAAGTGAGGTAGACGGCACTGAGAGTATCCATCTCGTCACTCATCGTCTGCACCCGCTCTTCCATCAGCTGGTCGTCGACGATGTCACGGATGGTCTCGACCGCGGCATCGACAGTCATCTGCTCGCCTTCGTGAGTGACGTTCGGGAAGTGACGCGAGTACACTTCCAGGCACTTGCCCATTGTCACCGCGAACACGTCGCCCTGCGTGAGCCGCGAGCCGCTCTCTTCGAGACGATTAATCTCCTCCTCGGCGCGGAAATAAATCTCGTCTTCCAGCGAGCGCCAACTAACAGTCTCAGGGTCTTCGTCTCGGTCCCGACAGACCACGATCATATCGTATTCGATGTTAGCCTTGTCATGGATGTGTGTCGACCCACGCATCTCGCCACGGATTGGATACAGGGACGTGACGTAGAATCCCGCTTCGAGAACGGATTTCAGCACTGTGCTCCACCCTTCTGTTTCCTTGTGATGGAAGGTGAAGGCCATGATGCCGTCGTCCTTGAGTTTCTGATTCGCTTGATCGAAGACGTTCGTCAGGCCCGTAACGAAGTGGTCCTCATCGCGGTAGGTGTCGACGCTGTCCTCGCCAGCAGGGTCGCTTACCACTTCGCTGGCTTTCGGTGTAAGTTCGGCAGTGAAGTGCTCATACTCGTCTTCGAGAACTTGCTTGAGCCAGACGTAGTAGAAGTCTGCTACCTCGGCGTACATCACGTTGTCAAAGTACGGTGGGTCTGTGATGACGGCATCTACACTGTCGTCTTCGATAGGAAGGTACTCTGAGGTTCCACAGCGAAGGTAGGTGTTGTACGTCGCATTTTCTGTTCCTTCGACGGGTTGTCCAAGTTGGTCTGGGTCATCAGCGACATAACCCTCGATTTTGCCCACACCGTCTTGCTGTTTCGTCTCGCCGTCCTCGATGTACTTCTCGTAGGGATTCAGGCAGAACTCTTTCCCCGCCCGCATTTTGTCGAACTCCCCAGAGAATGTTCCACGTCCGTATTCAGTTCCCCAGAAGTTATTCTCAATCGGGGTGTGACGAGCGGTGATAGTATGCCGTTTATATATGCCTTCAAGCTTGTTCGCTGACCGATTGTACTCACAGAGCATATTGTTGAACTCAGAAGAACTCGAAAACGCAAGCAGAAGAAACTCCTTTATATTCTGATCGTCAATGCTGCCAATCTCACGCAGTAACTTCCCGAGACTAAGCAATTGGCGCGCGTTAAACATCTGGTCGTATCGCTCATAGCCGTGGTTTCTCGCACGGTCGGAACTTCCTCGATACCGCTCTGTTGTCGGGATTGGGAGCTCGTCACGAATCTCTTCGAGTTCTTCTTGGGCGTCGGCGTACCGTTCGCGGTCAAACTCGTCGGCAGGCTTGTACCCCTTCTCATCCGTCTCAGGACAGTAGTACTCCACAGCGTAGAGGGACTTGTCGGGTTTCCCAAAGCGATCTACGCTCTCGATGATAGACATTTCAGGATGGTCGTCGCAGTGGGGGCAGGTATACGATCCGCGGGAGACATTACCCGCTTCTTTTGGGACGTACTCGTGGTCGCACTCAGGACAGGTGGTTTCAGTGCGATAGTCATCAGTCTCGAAGACGTGCCAGCACTCGGGACAGACCACATTGTAGTGGTCGTCTTTCGAGGAGCGGGCATTTGCCAGTCGGTAGTCTTTGAACAGTGCGACATCTTCGCCGCAGTTCCGACACGGAAGTTCATCGACCCAGAAGTAGTACATCGCCTGGCCTTCCCGATCTGAGTCGGGACACTTCGTTCGATAGTAGTCCTTGATCTCTTCACCGACTGTCTCTTCGATCTGTTCGTATGCTGCGTCGAGTTTGTCTAAATCGACAGGTTCGACTTCTTTCTTGACGATGAACCACGCTACTGGGTTGAGCTCACTCCCGATCGCATTGGCCCCCATGCGAAGCGACTCAACGATGCTTGTCCCACCACCCATGAACGGATCAAGGACGGTCTTGTCCCCGAAATCAACGTCTTCAAGATAGTATTCCCAGAGTGCATCGGGATTCTCCCAATCCACATCTGGAAGGCCCCCTTCCTCTGCAAGCGTCGACTGTCGTTCCCCGTCGACAGGCATTTCTTCGTCTGCCAGGGCGTACAGGAGCATTGTACGGAAGACTGAGCCCAGTCGCCGCGCCCACCACTTGTGCATTGTATAGACGGGGCGGTAATACCGCTTCGCGTGGGCTTCCTTGTTCGCGATTTCGTTCACCTGTTCGATAGGGAACGAGATTTCGATCGGTCGTCGGTCATGGTCGCCGTTGGAAGTCATATTAGAGAGTTACCTTGATACGGGGCGTGATGCATTCCAGTAGACTACAACCACCATGCTGGAAGGTACTATACTTGCCTCTCACGGGCCACGTGTATCTTCCGATTGGCATATAGTAGCCATCTGACTCGACGACGAGACTCTCATCAACCAGATGATCTGCGTCAACATCACCGACGCTCTCGAAGCGCCCGCTGAACGTCTCTTGAAGGGCTGATTTCTCACCGTCACTGATCTGGAAGGTATGACCAGCATCAAGTCGCGCATACCCGTGGTCCGAGCCGATCACCACGCGGTCAGTATCGAGTTGGTCAAGAATCGCTCTCAGAGTGGTCTCCGTCTTCTCATACATTTCTTCGATCGAGGACAGTTTCGTCTTCCCCTCCTGAATGTTTTCGAGCAGCGCATCGGGGTAGCGACACCAGACAATCTCTTCGTCACCGTCGAGCGAGGGATCTTGACTTTTGACGCTTGCTGTCTTGTGTTCTCTCTTGAGGTCTGAATAGTCGACACGGTCGCGGTAGAACTTCGTCTCTGACGGGACTGAGGAAAACGAGTATTCTGTCTCAGGTTCGTGTCCTTGCTCTTCGAGCATATCGACGAACATCGCCGCCTCACGGACGCTCATCGCATCCATCACCACGAACGTGCCGCCGTCAGGAACGTCGAGAGACGCTTCATTGACGCACTTGTCGGGTAGCACTTCATCGAAAAACTCTCGATAGACGTCCAGCAGCAAGCGCTCGTAGCTTACTGCGTCGGTCTCTTTCCCGTAATGCTCGTTGATATCGTCGCCAGCGGGATACCAGATGTCCCAGAGTGCGTCCCACACTGGCGGGACAGGGTCATCGTTCTCAACCAATTGAGCGAGGTCGTCAGTCCTCAGTCTCACGTTCGACCACCACCGTTACGTCGATGTGATCGGCACTCGGGAGTTGTTCGAGAAACTCAATTAGTTCATCCTTCGAGAGATCGTCGACATCGTAATTCAGGTCCACGCTAACTGTCGTATCCGTATCGCTGTTGATCCGCGACTCGGCTTGACTTCTGAGCACGCGGGCACTGTTGCCTTCCAACTCAATGGTCTCCTTGGTCGTAGATACAGGTGAAGGACCGCCACCTCCGCTACCTCCACCACTGCCGCCACTACCGCCGCCTCCTCCTGACGTCGGTTTATCGGGACCATCACCGCCGTCGCCACCGCCACTGTCGATGTCGCCACCCCCACCGTCACCGCCGCCAGTCGGCTCTGGCGGTTCCTCTTCTTCGAAAATCGAGTCGTCAAGGTTGTCGGGATGGTGGATCGTCAGGTCATCATCGAGATCGGGAAGGGGGTCGTCTTTCTGAGGGACGTAGAAGTTCGCTCGGTCTCCTTCGAGTACGATCTTCTCGTCGCGGTATAACTGCCTGACTGCGGAGTAAAACACCTCATCGGACAGGAGCACAGGCATCCGACGGAACTGTCTGAAATCGTTAAGCATCGATGCGATAGCGATACCATTTTCAGCGTCCGCAACTTCTTCGCGGACTTTCTTACCAACGTAGGTCTTGTCTCGACCGACTTTGTCTTTCACGTCGTCGACATCTGCTGCCACATCGATCCGTCGCATTCGTACACCGTCGCCGCTCGGGTCTTCGCTCCATTTGACCCACTTCCCGAAGCGATCTTCGAGTTCGTTCCGCAGTTCCCGTCGCTCGTCGCGGATGATCGACGCGAGTTCTCCATCGTCGTCGACGTTCCCACGAAGATTCTCGGCCCCAAGCACGCGGGCAGCCTTGCTAATTATATCCTCGTCGTCGCGGACCGCTTTCTTTGGCGTGACGAAAAGTACTGTGTTTTGGTAGGTTCGACCCTCGAAGAAGTCGCTAAGCTTCGCTTGCAATGCTCCGTTCGAGAGATAGTCAAGCATCACGACCGTGGTCAGTTCCTTGGTGTCGGGAACATCCTCATCGGGGTAAACGTAGACATCGTCATTCCACACATCTTTTTGGACCACGTCGACAAGCGTCTCCTCAATGCTGTCGCGGTCGTCCCCGAGTGCTCGTTCCTGTTCCCGCGTAACGAGTGCGGTGAGCTTGGGATCTTCTGTCAGGTAGTAGTTTTCCTTCTGAGAGTCGCGGTCAAGGTAGTGAGCAACCCCGTAGAGACTCTCCAGCGACATGTGAAGCTTATCGACGGTCGTCTTCTCGGGCTTGAATGTCCCGAGCAAGCACTCGGTCACAGACGCCCGCTGCTCTCGCTCCTCGATTGTGTACAGGAAGATTGTCCGTAGTAAGTCATCTCCAAAGTCGATGTCCTCGACAGCGTCTTTGTCCGAGACGTAGCGGTTGAATAGCGTTTGGTTGATCCCACGGAAGGCACTCGGTTCGATGTCGCAGGTGACGATGAGATCCGTCTCCTCGTACTTGCGGCGGACAGTATCGGCAAGCACGTTCATTACGCCACGGACACTCTGGCGTTCCTGGCCCGCTTCGTAAATGTCGTCGAGGAGGTCGAGCAATTCAGGGTGGAAAGGATATGTCTCGACCATCCGATTCTCGTATCGCTTTGGCTCATCGATTTCGATAGGAAATGTGTAGTGGTCGACGTACTCACTCACGACATCCCGAACAGCCTTCTTATCGACGTCCTCTTGGCGTGTCTCGAAGAGGCGGTGAAGGATAATTTGTTCGCGGTCCCCCGTGTCGTTCATATCGACCGCATAGGGGTTTGTGCGGTCGAGAATCCGTCTGATGTCGCGGCTCTTGTCCAGCAGGGTGACGAACGCGAATAGGTCCTCCTGCGGGTCGTTGGCAACTTCGAAGAGGTTCTGGAGGAAGAACTCGTTTCGTTCGAGCAGTTCCTCGTTCTCGCTCTCGTCGAAGGACTCCCACCACGTTTCGATCTCGTCGAAGAAGATAGCGACAGGTTCCTCGTCGCTGAGTTGTTCGAGGTGGTCGGTTGTCGGATAGCGTTTGATGTCGTCGAGAAGATCCTCACGGCCCAAGTCCCTGAAGATCGGCTCCCAAATGAGATCGGCGTCGGTCTCACTGGTCGAGTGGATAGACGCCTTAGTACTCTCGGGAAGATCGAGTGTGATACCCCAGTCGTCGACCCACTTCTGAGCGACATCTGGGCTGTTGAACATATGGTAGAGCACGAGAAGACCGTGAGACTTGCCAGCGCCGTAAGGGCCAGAGAGTGCAATGCCACCCTGGCTGTCGCGTCCGCGAAGTTTGTTATCGACATAGTCGAACGCAGTTTGCAGCGCGTTCGAGGGATAGGTCATCGAGAACAGACGATCAGCATCGTTTTCCAGTCGATCCTCATCGTCCCCAACCTTGTGGGCCTGCAGGACGCCTTGGAACTGTCCTTTGATGACTTCATCACGGGGGGTGAGGAGATCGCGAACTGCAGTCATAGGATGTGACAGACTCCACGCCCGTACCACTTCATACTTATCACTGAAAAGAGCCGTGTCGTGGTGAGAGCGGGACGCGCAGGCAGTCACGTTGCCCTACAACTGACTGCCGAGCATCACGCCGAACCCGACCGCTCGCAATCCTACAATCGCACTGCAAACGATCACCTACTTTTTCGTATCTGGATGCCTTCAACACAGATGAAGTCCACGACGGGACGCGCCTCGAACGAAAGTATGTGACGATCACGTCGAAACGAATGGATAAATCCCGCCGTCCTCGTAGCCGTCGGTGGTTTCGTGAAACGAAATCACCGATTAGCCGAGGTCTCCTCGGCGTTCATCCCGACGACGACTGGCTCGCCACGGAGTTCGGGCTCGCGCAACCGCTCGCAGGCGGCGTAAAAACAGTCCATGTCCACGTGACAGACGATCTGCTCGGGACGGCGATCGACCCCGGGCAGACGCGCACGCTCGGGCATACCCACCCTACGGTTTCGGGACTGGTTACAGTTGCGACAGCGGCCGACCGATCGGTTCTCGTGGCGACGCCGAGACACTCGCCAGTAGCGAGCGTGTCGTCGGCAGAGAAACCCGGGGGCAGGGTGGCCAGTCCGCCGCCGGGACCGCGCGGTTCGTCGGCGATGCCAATTCCGGACGTTCACGACGGTCGTTCCCGTCGGGAACCTCACGGAACGAGGTTCCGTGTGAGTGTAAATACCACACATACTTAATTCTATCGACGGTGGATACCGACGCGAAAAAACCGAAACGGTTCGACCGATCAGACCAGCGGTTCGACGAGGTCCTCGAGGACGGCACGGGGATCGTCGGCCTTGGCGACGCCGCTGGCAAGCAGGACGCCGCTGGCACCCAGATCACCGGCCGCGTCGACGTCGTCCCCGCTAGAGATGCCGGCCCCGCAGAACACGTCGACGTCCTCGTCGACGTTGGCGGCCGCCTCGACAGCGTCGGTGACGATGTCGGGATCGGCCGTCGCGACCGAGACGTCACCGCCGATGAGTTCCGGCGGTTCGACGGCGACGGCGTCCGGACCGAGCGCGGTCACCGCGCCGATCTGTTCGGGGTTGTTGGCACAGACGACCGTCTCCAGTCCGGCGCGTTCGGCGGCCTGCACCGACCCGTCGATGTCGGCGAGTTTCAAGCGGTGCTCGGAGTGGTTGATTAGCGTCCCGTCCGCGCCGGCTTCCGCGACGCTCTCAGCGAGCGTGTGGCCGGTGTTGCTCCCGTAGTCGATGGGGTCTACGTGCTGTGCCCAGGTCTCGACGCCGGTCTCGGCGACGGCTTCGAGGTGTGCTGCCTGGGGTGCGACGCCGACCCGAACGCCGCTGTCGTCGGCGACGTCGGCGGCCGCTTGCGCCACTTCGATCGGATCGCACGGGTACGTCTTCAGATTGACAAGAACGAACATTCCGTATGGACTTTCTCAGGCATGTGGAAAATAGATTTCGAGTCTTCTCTCGAACTGCGAAGGAAAGGTTAAGAAGGGGTCGATGTCAACGCCCGAACGGTGAATTCGTGAGCTCTGCGCCCGCGGATCGAGGGACAGTCCTGGTCGTCGAAGACGAACAGCATCTCGCCGACCGCTATACGGACTACCTGAACGACCGGTACGAGGTTCGGACGGCCTACAGCGGCGAGGAGGCGATCGAGATGCTCTCCGAGGACACCGATATCGTCTTGCTCGACCGCCGGATGCCGGTCGTCTCGGGCAACGAAGTGCTCGCGTCGATCGAAGAGGACGGCTACGACTGTCGCGTTGCCATGGTCACGGCCGTCGATCCGGACTTCGACATCATCGACCTCGGCGTGGACGACTATCTGGTCAAGCCCGTCAGCAAGAACGCGCTACTGGAGGTCGTCGACCGGCTGTTGACGATCACCGAGTACAGCGAGCGCATGCAGGAACTGACCTCGAAGAAGCTCAAGCGAAACGTGCTGCGGGTCGAGAAACCCAAGTCGGAACTGCGCGAGAGCGGTCGCTACGCGGAGCTCGAAGCCGAGATCGACCGTCTCGAATCGAAACTCGACGTACTCTCCGAGGACCTCTCAGAGGACGATCTGATCCGGTGATCCCGGCAACAGAGGACAAACAGGCAGCTAGTCCTTGCGTTCGACGACGTCGCCGAGCGTGTACTCGCCGCTCGCGGAGCCGCTCTCCCACTCGGTGTCCTCGTCGGGCGTCGAACCTTCCGAGAGATCGATACCCAGCTCGCGTTCGAGTTTCCGCTGTACGTCGTCGCTAGGGAGGGTCTCACCGTGTTCGAGTTTGCGGATCAGGCTCGCCTTCTCGTTGAGATTTTTCGCGAGGTCCTCCTGGCTGAGATCGGCCGCTTCGCGGGCCGACCGGATCCGCTCGTCGTAATCCTGTGCCACCTCGTCCATCTCGTCGAACATGTCGCGGCGACGCCCCCCACCGCCGGACCCCCCCGAGGAGCTCGAGCCGCTCGCTGTGCTGGTCGAACCGCTCGTCGAACTGGAGCTGCTGGACCCGGTCGAGTATTTCGTGCTCGTGCTCGACTGCTCTGTCGTCACTTCAGTCCCGAACTCCGCACACTCGTCGCAGACCTGGAGTTCCGCGCCTTCGATCTTGACGGTGTTCGGCGAGCTCGTCTCCTTCCCGCACATCTCACACTGGACCATGTTGCTCTATAACTCGCCCCGTGGCTTAAAACGTACGCCGTCGAAGGCAATCGACTCGATCGGCTACAGAGTCGAGTCCGTCCCGCCCGACCGTTCGAGCGCGGCGTCAGAGATTTCGGACAGCCTTGCCCGTTTCCGCAGGCGTGAAGTACCCCGCGCACGGTGGCGCGGGGCGTCCGTGTCTACTCTGGTACTGCTGAGGCAACGGACTTGAATTCCTCTCGCGCTTGACTCTGCGAGTCTCGCGCCGACGGTCCGTGTCGGTCAACACCCGAACCCGAAGTGGGTCCGTGAGAGTCGGCCCCTCCACCAGGGCCCGATACCGCCCGTCTCACCTTCTTCACCTGAGGAAGGGTGTCGAGAGGCGGCACATTTCCATACTGTTCATCGAACCACTCCTGCACGACGCACACCGCCGCCTTCCGATCTGCATGGTCCTGGAACCCACACTCCAGACACTTGAACCGCTTTTTCTGCCGGTTCGCTCGTTCGGTATGCTGGCACTCCGTTCGGGGGCATCGCTGACTCGTGTACTCCGGGTCAGCCTTGTCAGTGGGAATCCCACTCCAGGCAGCCTTGTACGACACCATCTCTTGGAGTGCCGCGAACGGCAACGAGTGGAGCCGACGGTTCATCCGCGTGCCGTAGTCGATGCTGTCTCGCATGTCTTTGAGGTCTTCAAAGACAAGTACCGGGTCCAGAAACTGCGAGACCCATTCGACTACGTGACGCGATACCTTGTGCAAAGCGTCGTGGACGTAGTCGCGTTCTTCGGTCTGTACGACTGATTCAAAGCCTGTCTGCCCCGCTTTCTGCATCCGCTTGCGTTTGGTGAAAAACTCGTGACGCTGTTCTTTCACCGATGGATACTCAAACACCACGGAATCTTTCACAGCACCGTTTCGACTCATCGCAACAAGTGCGATGCAATCCTCGTTCACATCCACACCAACAATCGTGTCTGCATCGTGTTTGCTGGCGACTCGATGCGTTTCATGCGTGATGGTAACGTGAAGTCGCCATTCGTCGTGTTTGTGGACGACTTCAGCCGTGCCAACCCGCCATTCCTCATCGTTGAAAGCAGTCCTCAGACGGTCGAAGTGGTCAGGGCTCCCACGAAGTTCACCTTTGACGTGCGTTCCTCTCGTAGCCGTGATGCGGAATCGAACTGTGGTATCGTCTTCGGGGAACAGCCGGTAGCCTTCGCCGTGGTTCATCACCATCGGGTACAGGCCGTCAATGTATGGGTAGGGCCGCCCCCACCCATCATCTTTGTTGTCACGGTAGGTTTCGAGCTCTCCAAGTGCCTTGTCAACGATGAGTTGAGTGGTGTTGTTAACGTGATCGGCGTTGGTGACGACAGTCGATTTGATGTCGTCCCACTCCCATCCTTGTCCGTCAAGGCGATTGGTTTCGTTACGAATGCGACGAGCTTCGAGACAGCCCGTTTGCAGATCGTCGCCACTCCCCGTGTCAATATCTAGTCCGAACGATAAGGTCTGGGTGAGTTTGGACAACTGCACTATAATCTTATATGGTTTGATACCTGTTAAAAGTTGATATTGTGACGCGCTTCACCCACGGGCACGGTGGCCCCTGGTACTCGCGCTGTTTTCATTATAGACCGACCGAGCCGAAACCGCGTGTAATGGCAACAATCGCTGGGAACGCGACCGTGGATCGGTTCGCCGCGGCGCTCGACGACCTCGACGTGGGCTGGACGCTGACGACGGTCGACGAGCTCTCCGGAGAACTCGAACGGTTCTCCGAACCGACCGTCGGCGCGCCCTTCCCGTTCGAGGACCTGTCGCTCCCGGACTCGATCCCGCGAGCCTCGGAGTCCGAGGACGTGAAAGACGCAAACACCGGTGTCACGGCGGGCGTGCTCGCGATCGCGGAGTACGGAAGCGTCGTGATCGGATCGGAACCGCCGGAAACCGAACCCGTCAGCCTGTACGCGGACACGCACGTCGCCGTCGTCCGGGCGGAAGACGTCGTCGCCTCGATGGGCGAGGCGTTCGCCGAACTCGGGCCGCGGCTGCGAGAAGCCGGCGGGAACGCGATCATCGTCACCGGGCCGAGCGCCACCGCCGACATGGGTGCACTGGTCCGCGGCGTCCACGGTCCCGGTGACGTCCACGTGGTGATCGTCGAATGAGCCGAAAATCCAAGCGAGCGAAAGCCGCACAGATCCGCGAGACGATGGCCAGCGAGGGTGCGTCCGTCCGGGAGAACACGCAGGGATTCAACCGGGGTCGTTACGAAACCGTCGCGGATCTCGAGAACTACGAGGAACTGAAAGACGAGGCACGCCAGATCAAGGAAGACGCCATCGAGCGGCTCCCGGAACTGATCGATCAGCTCACCGAGGCCATCGAAGCGAACGGGGGAACGGTCTATCTCGCCGAGGACGAGGCCGACGCCAACGAGTACGTCTCATCGCTGGTCGAGTCCGGCGAGACGGTCGTCAAGAGCAAGTCGATGACCAGCGAGGAACTCGAGGTCAACGAACACCTCGAGGCTGCGGGTGCGAACGTCGTCGAGACGGACCTCGGGGAGTGGGTCCTGCAGGTCGCCGACGAGGCTCCGAGCCACCTCGTCGCGCCGGCGATCCACAAGTCCCGCGAGTCGATCGCCGAGTTATTTCACGAGCGGTTCGATCCGGACCAGCCACTCGAGACGCCGGAAGACCTCACGGCTTTTGCCAGCGAGTACCTGGCCGACGCCTTCGAGGACGCCGACGTCGGCATGACCGGTGCGAACTTCCTCACTGCCGACAGCGGGTCGATGCTGCTGGTTACCAGCGAGGGCAACGCCCGCAAGACCGTCGCCGCGACCGATACCCACGTCGCCGTCGCTGGCGTCGAGAAAGTCGTCCCCAGCGTTGAGGACCTCCAGCCGTTCGTCGAACTGATCGGCCGCTCCGGCACCGGTCAGGACATCACTTCCTACGTCTCGCTTCTCACGCCACCGGTCGAGACGGCGACCTTCGGCGAGGACGAGCTCGAGGGCAGCGACGATCGCGACTTCCACCTCGTGCTGATCGACAACGGCCGCATGGCCATGCGCGAGGACGAGCAGTTGCGCGAGACGCTGTACTGCATCCGGTGTTCGGCGTGTGCCAACACGTGTGCGAACTTCCAGCAGGTCGGCGGCCACG
This window of the Halapricum desulfuricans genome carries:
- a CDS encoding DUF1156 domain-containing protein, translating into MTSNGDHDRRPIEISFPIEQVNEIANKEAHAKRYYRPVYTMHKWWARRLGSVFRTMLLYALADEEMPVDGERQSTLAEEGGLPDVDWENPDALWEYYLEDVDFGDKTVLDPFMGGGTSIVESLRMGANAIGSELNPVAWFIVKKEVEPVDLDKLDAAYEQIEETVGEEIKDYYRTKCPDSDREGQAMYYFWVDELPCRNCGEDVALFKDYRLANARSSKDDHYNVVCPECWHVFETDDYRTETTCPECDHEYVPKEAGNVSRGSYTCPHCDDHPEMSIIESVDRFGKPDKSLYAVEYYCPETDEKGYKPADEFDRERYADAQEELEEIRDELPIPTTERYRGSSDRARNHGYERYDQMFNARQLLSLGKLLREIGSIDDQNIKEFLLLAFSSSSEFNNMLCEYNRSANKLEGIYKRHTITARHTPIENNFWGTEYGRGTFSGEFDKMRAGKEFCLNPYEKYIEDGETKQQDGVGKIEGYVADDPDQLGQPVEGTENATYNTYLRCGTSEYLPIEDDSVDAVITDPPYFDNVMYAEVADFYYVWLKQVLEDEYEHFTAELTPKASEVVSDPAGEDSVDTYRDEDHFVTGLTNVFDQANQKLKDDGIMAFTFHHKETEGWSTVLKSVLEAGFYVTSLYPIRGEMRGSTHIHDKANIEYDMIVVCRDRDEDPETVSWRSLEDEIYFRAEEEINRLEESGSRLTQGDVFAVTMGKCLEVYSRHFPNVTHEGEQMTVDAAVETIRDIVDDQLMEERVQTMSDEMDTLSAVYLTYVLGRGGTISYNALNKDLRQRGVDVAELVHEDLLEQEGDHLNVRGPLDRADDVESKRNTLAVDKAHYMRYLYETDQLAQKFGKWADEGSIAALRRLAEIENDDEYTDIADYVEERTDTQLDLEDFS
- a CDS encoding DUF499 domain-containing protein, with translation MTAVRDLLTPRDEVIKGQFQGVLQAHKVGDDEDRLENDADRLFSMTYPSNALQTAFDYVDNKLRGRDSQGGIALSGPYGAGKSHGLLVLYHMFNSPDVAQKWVDDWGITLDLPESTKASIHSTSETDADLIWEPIFRDLGREDLLDDIKRYPTTDHLEQLSDEEPVAIFFDEIETWWESFDESENEELLERNEFFLQNLFEVANDPQEDLFAFVTLLDKSRDIRRILDRTNPYAVDMNDTGDREQIILHRLFETRQEDVDKKAVRDVVSEYVDHYTFPIEIDEPKRYENRMVETYPFHPELLDLLDDIYEAGQERQSVRGVMNVLADTVRRKYEETDLIVTCDIEPSAFRGINQTLFNRYVSDKDAVEDIDFGDDLLRTIFLYTIEEREQRASVTECLLGTFKPEKTTVDKLHMSLESLYGVAHYLDRDSQKENYYLTEDPKLTALVTREQERALGDDRDSIEETLVDVVQKDVWNDDVYVYPDEDVPDTKELTTVVMLDYLSNGALQAKLSDFFEGRTYQNTVLFVTPKKAVRDDEDIISKAARVLGAENLRGNVDDDGELASIIRDERRELRNELEDRFGKWVKWSEDPSGDGVRMRRIDVAADVDDVKDKVGRDKTYVGKKVREEVADAENGIAIASMLNDFRQFRRMPVLLSDEVFYSAVRQLYRDEKIVLEGDRANFYVPQKDDPLPDLDDDLTIHHPDNLDDSIFEEEEPPEPTGGGDGGGGDIDSGGGDGGDGPDKPTSGGGGGSGGSGGGSGGGGPSPVSTTKETIELEGNSARVLRSQAESRINSDTDTTVSVDLNYDVDDLSKDELIEFLEQLPSADHIDVTVVVERETED
- the tpiA gene encoding triose-phosphate isomerase, with amino-acid sequence MFVLVNLKTYPCDPIEVAQAAADVADDSGVRVGVAPQAAHLEAVAETGVETWAQHVDPIDYGSNTGHTLAESVAEAGADGTLINHSEHRLKLADIDGSVQAAERAGLETVVCANNPEQIGAVTALGPDAVAVEPPELIGGDVSVATADPDIVTDAVEAAANVDEDVDVFCGAGISSGDDVDAAGDLGASGVLLASGVAKADDPRAVLEDLVEPLV
- a CDS encoding response regulator, translating into MSSAPADRGTVLVVEDEQHLADRYTDYLNDRYEVRTAYSGEEAIEMLSEDTDIVLLDRRMPVVSGNEVLASIEEDGYDCRVAMVTAVDPDFDIIDLGVDDYLVKPVSKNALLEVVDRLLTITEYSERMQELTSKKLKRNVLRVEKPKSELRESGRYAELEAEIDRLESKLDVLSEDLSEDDLIR
- a CDS encoding multiprotein bridging factor aMBF1, which gives rise to MVQCEMCGKETSSPNTVKIEGAELQVCDECAEFGTEVTTEQSSTSTKYSTGSSSSSSTSGSTSTASGSSSSGGSGGGGRRRDMFDEMDEVAQDYDERIRSAREAADLSQEDLAKNLNEKASLIRKLEHGETLPSDDVQRKLERELGIDLSEGSTPDEDTEWESGSASGEYTLGDVVERKD
- a CDS encoding transposase, whose translation is MQLSKLTQTLSFGLDIDTGSGDDLQTGCLEARRIRNETNRLDGQGWEWDDIKSTVVTNADHVNNTTQLIVDKALGELETYRDNKDDGWGRPYPYIDGLYPMVMNHGEGYRLFPEDDTTVRFRITATRGTHVKGELRGSPDHFDRLRTAFNDEEWRVGTAEVVHKHDEWRLHVTITHETHRVASKHDADTIVGVDVNEDCIALVAMSRNGAVKDSVVFEYPSVKEQRHEFFTKRKRMQKAGQTGFESVVQTEERDYVHDALHKVSRHVVEWVSQFLDPVLVFEDLKDMRDSIDYGTRMNRRLHSLPFAALQEMVSYKAAWSGIPTDKADPEYTSQRCPRTECQHTERANRQKKRFKCLECGFQDHADRKAAVCVVQEWFDEQYGNVPPLDTLPQVKKVRRAVSGPGGGADSHGPTSGSGVDRHGPSARDSQSQAREEFKSVASAVPE
- a CDS encoding LUD domain-containing protein; translation: MATIAGNATVDRFAAALDDLDVGWTLTTVDELSGELERFSEPTVGAPFPFEDLSLPDSIPRASESEDVKDANTGVTAGVLAIAEYGSVVIGSEPPETEPVSLYADTHVAVVRAEDVVASMGEAFAELGPRLREAGGNAIIVTGPSATADMGALVRGVHGPGDVHVVIVE